One Brassica oleracea var. oleracea cultivar TO1000 chromosome C7, BOL, whole genome shotgun sequence genomic window carries:
- the LOC106305828 gene encoding uncharacterized protein LOC106305828 isoform X2, with the protein MLRARAFRQTNGKIVKIQVHPTHPWIVTADDTDHVSVWNWEHRQVIYELKAGGVDERRLVGAKLEKLAEGDSDYKGKPTEAIRGGSVKQVKFYDDDVRYWQLWRNRSAAAESPSAVNHLTSGFTSPAPSTKGRHFLVICCENKAIFLDLVTMRGRDVPKSELDNRSLLCMEFLTRSSGGDGPLVAFGSTDGVIRVLSMITWKLARRYTGGHKGSIYCLMNFMASSGEALLVSGGSDGLLVLWSADHGSDSRELVPKLSLKAHDGGVVAVELSRVSGSAPQLITIGADKTLAIWDTMTFKELRRIKPVPKLACHSVASWCHPRAPNLDILTCVKDSHIWSIEHPTYSALTRPLCELSSLVPPQVLATHRKLRVYCMVAHPLQPHLVATGTNVGIIVSEFDPRAIPSAAPLPALSGSRENSAVYILGRELKLLNFQISNTANPSLGNNSALSESGMSKGDSGEQLTVKQTKKQIVAPVPHDSYSVLSVSSSGKYVAVVWPDILYFSIYKVSDWTIVDSGSARLLAWDTCRDRFAILESVLPQRMPIIPKGGSSRKAKEAAAAAAQAAAAANAASSASVQVRILLDDGTSNILMRSVGGRSEPVIGLHGGALLGIGYRTSRRISPVAASAISTIQSMPLSGFGNSNVSSFSSYDDGSSQRSTESAPLNYQLYSWENFEPVGGMLTQPEWTAWDQTVEYCAFAYQKYMVISSLRPQYRYLGDVAISHATGAVWHRRQLFVATPTTIECVFVDAGVSEIDIETMKMKEEIKLKEAQARAVAEHGELALITVEGAQSAKQERILLRPPMLQVVRLASFQNAPSVPPFLSLPRQSRGDGDDMDERRASEVAVGGGGVSVAVTRFPVEQKRPVGPLVVAGVRDGVLWLIDRYMCAHAISLSHPGIRCRCLAAYGDAVSAVKWASRLGREHHDDLAQFMLGMGYATEALHLPGISKRLEFDLAMQSNDLKRALHCLLTMSNSRDIGQDGLGLDLSDILSLTAEKKEDVVEAVEGIVKFAKEFLDLIDAADATGHADIAREALKRLATAGSVKGALQGHELRGLALRLANHGELTRLSGLINNLISIGLGRESAFAAAVLGDNALMEKAWQDTGMLAEAVLHAHAHGRPTLKNLVQAWNKTLQKEVEQAPSSKTDAASAFLASLEDPKLTSLSDASKKPPIEILPPGMSSIFASISAPKKPLPALKPQEPTKPLAIEEPAKPLAIEAPPSSEQPQTESAPETAADPESAAPETAAASESAAPETAAVSESEARETAAGSESAAPETAAVAETAEHVDKPVTETVSEPLVVEETPSEEKSEPSSTPNTETALDATEDNSQTIPPPPPPEPVTTAVKPTENAATGRQQVTYPPIRSQPIDFGF; encoded by the exons ATGTTACGCGCGAGAGCATTTCGGCAGACCAATGGTAAGATCGTGAAGATTCAGGTGCATCCCACGCATCCGTGGATTGTTACGGCCGATGATACGGATCACGTCTCCGTCTGGAACTGGGAGCATCGTCAG GTGATTTATGAATTGAAAGCCGGTGGAGTCGACGAGCGCCGTTTAGTTGGTGCTAAGTTAGAGAAGCTTGCTGAGGGAGACTCCG ACTATAAAGGCAAGCCTACTGAAGCTATTCGAGGGGGAAG TGTCAAGCAGGTGAAGTTTTACGACGATGATGTGCGTTATTGGCAACTGTGGCGCAATCGCTCTGCAGCTGCTGAATCTCCATCTGCTGTCAATCATCTCACGTCCGGTTTCACTTCTCCTGCTCCGTCGACTAAAGGCCGGCATTTTCTGGTTATCTGTTGTGAGAATAAAGCCATTTTCTTGGACTTAGTGACAATGCGTGGCCGAGATGTGCCTAAGTCAGAGCTTGACAATAGGTCACTTCTCTG CATGGAGTTCCTTACCAGATCATCTGGTGGTGATGGCCCTTTAGTTGCATTTGGTTCAACTGATGGTGTCATTAGGGTTTTATCAATGATAACATGGAAG CTTGCGCGTAGATATACTGGTGGCCATAAAGGATCAATTTATTGCTTGATGAATTTCATGGCATCATCTGGCGAG GCACTCCTCGTTTCAGGTGGCAGTGATGGGTTACTTGTACTGTGGAGTGCCGATCATGGCAGTGATTCAAGGGAACTAGTACCCAAGCTCAGCTTAAAG GCACATGATGGTGGAGTAGTGGCTGTTGAGTTGTCACGGGTAAGTGGCAGTGCTCCACAATTGATTACAATCGGTGCTGACAAGACATTGGCTATATGGGACACAATGACATTTAAG GAGCTACGGAGAATTAAACCTGTCCCGAAGCTAGCTTGCCACAGTGTTGCATCTTGGTGTCACCCTCGCGCCCCAAACCTTGATATTTTGACATGCGTTAAAGATTCACACATATG GTCTATTGAGCATCCAACTTATTCGGCTTTGACAAGGCCATTATGTGAACTTTCTTCCTTGGTTCCGCCTCAAGTACTTGCAACCCACAGAAAACTTAGG GTCTATTGTATGGTTGCACATCCTCTTCAGCCACATCTCGTCGCAACTGGTACCAATGTTGGTATTATAGTTAGTGAATTTGATCCTCGTGCCATCCCGTCTGCAGCCCCTCTACCGGCACTGTCTGGAAGTCGGGAGAATTCAGCTGTATATATCCTTGGAAGAGAATTAAAGCTCTTAAACTTTCAAATATCCAACACAGCCAACCCATCCCTTGGAAATAATAGTGCCTTATCCGAATCAGGAATGTCTAAGGGAGACTCAGGTGAACAGTTGACTGTAAAGCAGACTAAAAAGCAGATTGTGGCACCTGTTCCACATGATTCATACTCGGTTCTTTCTGTAAGCAGTTCAGGAAA GTATGTGGCAGTTGTATGGCCTGATATCTTGTACTTCTCTATCTACAAGGTTAGTGACTGGACCATTGTAGATTCTGGAAGTGCAAGACTTTTGGCTTGGGATACATGTCGAGATAGATTTGCGATACTAGAATCTGTATTACCTCAAAGGATGCCTATAATCCCAAAGGGTGGTTCATCAAGGAAGGCGAAAGAAGCCGCTGCAGCCGCAGCTCAAGCCGCCGCTGCTGCTAATGCAGCTTCATCAGCTAGTGTTCAAGTTCGTATTCTCTTGGATGATGGAACCTCAAACATTCTCATGAGATCTGTAGGAGGTCGCTCTGAACCG GTCATTGGACTGCATGGTGGTGCTCTACTTGGAATAGGCTATCGTACATCCCGAAGGATTAGTCCTGTTGCTGCTTCAGCTATTTCAACCATTCAGTCGATGCCACTCTCAGGATTTGGAAACAGTAATGTTTCTTCGTTTTCCAGCTATGATGATGGTTCTTCGCAGAGATCTACCGAGTCCGCACCCCTAAACTACCAGCTCTACAG TTGGGAAAATTTTGAGCCAGTAGGTGGTATGCTAACTCAGCCAGAGTGGACGGCGTGGGACCAAACAGTTGAGTATTGTGCTTTTGCTTATCAAAAATACATGGTCATATCGTCGTTGCGCCCTCAGTATAGATATCTTGGTGATGTTGCCATTTCACATGCTACTGGAGCTGTTTGGCACCGCAGACAGCTGTTTGTGGCTACACCAACCACAATTGA ATGTGTTTTTGTGGATGCGGGAGTTTCTGAAATTGATATAGAGACTATGAAGATGAAGGAAGAAATTAAACTTAAGGAGGCACAGGCTAGAGCAGTTGCAGAGCATGGTGAGTTAGCCTTAATCACAGTAGAGGGTGCCCAGAGTGCCAAGCAAGAAAGGATATTATTGAGGCCCCCGATGTTGCAG GTGGTACGTTTAGCTTCTTTCCAAAACGCTCCATCTGTTCCACCATTTTTATCATTGCCGAGACAATCTAGAGGTGATGGTGATGACATGGATGAAAGAAGGGCCAGCGAGGTAGCTGTAGGTGGTGGTGGAGTCTCAGTTGCTGTTACTCGTTTCCCAGTGGAGCAGAAACGACCAGTGGGGCCTCTTGTTGTTGCTGGTGTACGGGATGGAGTTTTGTGGCTCATCGACAG GTACATGTGTGCCCATGCCATATCATTGAGCCATCCTGGTATCCGTTGTCGCTGTCTTGCTGCATACGGGGATGCTGTTAGTGCAGTTAAATG GGCAAGTAGACTTGGGAGAGAACATCATGACGATCTTGCACAGTTTATGTTAGGGATGGGATATGCAACAGAAGCTCTTCATTTGCCTGGAATATCTAAGAG GCTGGAGTTTGACTTAGCAATGCAGAGCAATGATCTGAAGAGGGCTCTTCATTGTCTTCTCACAATGAGTAATAGCAGGGACATTGGACAGGACGGTTTAGGGCTGGATTTGAGTGACATTCTCTCTTTGACAGCTGAGAAGAAAGAAGACGTTGTTGAAGCTGTGGAGGGAATAGTGAAATTCGCGAAGGAGTTTCTCGACCTTATAG ATGCTGCAGATGCCACTGGGCACGCTGACATAGCTCGCGAAGCCCTAAAAAGACTAGCCACTGCAGGTTCGGTCAAAGGCGCTTTACAGGGTCACGAGTTGCGAGGCCTTGCATTACGCCTAGCAAACCATGGAGAATTGACACGCTTAAGT GGTCTGATAAACAATCTGATCTCCATAGGCCTCGGGCGAGAATCAGCATTTGCTGCTGCAGTTCTGGGTGACAATGCGCTTATGGAGAAGGCATGGCAAGACACGGGAATGCTCGCAGAAGCTGTGCTTCATGCCCAT GCACATGGTCGTCCAACTCTAAAGAACTTGGTCCAGGCTTGGAATAAAACACTACAGAAGGAAGTTGAGCAAGCTCCATCTTCTAAGACAGATGCTGCAAGTGCGTTTTTGGCCTCGCTTGAGGATCCAAAGCTCACGAGTTTATCTGATGCATCCAAAAAGCCTCCAATCGAGATTCTCCCTCCCGGAATGTCTTCAATCTTTGCTTCCATCTCTGCTCCCAAAAAACCTCTACCCGCACTGAAGCCGCAAGAACCAACTAAGCCATTGGCTATTGAAGAACCAGCTAAGCCGTTGGCTATTGAAGCTCCTCCATCTTCTGAGCAACCACAGACCGAGTCAGCGCCTGAAACTGCAGCTGATCCTGAGTCAGCTGCACCGGAAACTGCAGCTGCTTCTGAGTCAGCAGCACCAGAAACTGCAGCTGTTTCCGAGTCAGAAGCACGAGAAACTGCAGCTGGTTCTGAATCAGCAGCACCGGAAACTGCAGCTGTTGCTGAGACAGCAGAACATGTGGATAAACCAGTGACAGAGACAGTATCTGAGCCTCTTGTAGTCGAGGAAACACCTTCGGAAGAAAAAAGTGAACCGTCTTCAACTCCAAACACAGAAACAGCTCTAGACGCCACAGAGGATAATAGCCAAACAATTCCACCGCCACCGCCGCCTGAACCCGTTACAACAGCAGTGAAACCAACAGAGAATGCAGCAACCGGAAGGCAGCAAGTAACCTATCCTCCAATAAGAAGCCAACCAATTGACTTTGGTTTCTAG
- the LOC106305828 gene encoding uncharacterized protein LOC106305828 isoform X1, with the protein MLRARAFRQTNGKIVKIQVHPTHPWIVTADDTDHVSVWNWEHRQVIYELKAGGVDERRLVGAKLEKLAEGDSDYKGKPTEAIRGGSVKQVKFYDDDVRYWQLWRNRSAAAESPSAVNHLTSGFTSPAPSTKGRHFLVICCENKAIFLDLVTMRGRDVPKSELDNRSLLCMEFLTRSSGGDGPLVAFGSTDGVIRVLSMITWKLARRYTGGHKGSIYCLMNFMASSGEALLVSGGSDGLLVLWSADHGSDSRELVPKLSLKAHDGGVVAVELSRVSGSAPQLITIGADKTLAIWDTMTFKELRRIKPVPKLACHSVASWCHPRAPNLDILTCVKDSHIWSIEHPTYSALTRPLCELSSLVPPQVLATHRKLRVYCMVAHPLQPHLVATGTNVGIIVSEFDPRAIPSAAPLPALSGSRENSAVYILGRELKLLNFQISNTANPSLGNNSALSESGMSKGDSGEQLTVKQTKKQIVAPVPHDSYSVLSVSSSGKYVAVVWPDILYFSIYKVSDWTIVDSGSARLLAWDTCRDRFAILESVLPQRMPIIPKGGSSRKAKEAAAAAAQAAAAANAASSASVQVRILLDDGTSNILMRSVGGRSEPVIGLHGGALLGIGYRTSRRISPVAASAISTIQSMPLSGFGNSNVSSFSSYDDGSSQRSTESAPLNYQLYSWENFEPVGGMLTQPEWTAWDQTVEYCAFAYQKYMVISSLRPQYRYLGDVAISHATGAVWHRRQLFVATPTTIECVFVDAGVSEIDIETMKMKEEIKLKEAQARAVAEHGELALITVEGAQSAKQERILLRPPMLQVVRLASFQNAPSVPPFLSLPRQSRGDGDDMDERRASEVAVGGGGVSVAVTRFPVEQKRPVGPLVVAGVRDGVLWLIDRYMCAHAISLSHPGIRCRCLAAYGDAVSAVKWASRLGREHHDDLAQFMLGMGYATEALHLPGISKRLEFDLAMQSNDLKRALHCLLTMSNSRDIGQDGLGLDLSDILSLTAEKKEDVVEAVEGIVKFAKEFLDLIDAADATGHADIAREALKRLATAGSVKGALQGHELRGLALRLANHGELTRLSGLINNLISIGLGRESAFAAAVLGDNALMEKAWQDTGMLAEAVLHAHAHGRPTLKNLVQAWNKTLQKEVEQAPSSKTDAASAFLASLEDPKLTSLSDASKKPPIEILPPGMSSIFASISAPKKPLPALKPQEPTKPLAIEEPAKPLAIEAPPSSEQPQTESAPETAADPESAAPETAAASESAAPETAAVSESEARETAAGSESAAPETAAVAETAEHVDKPVTETVSEPLVVEETPSEEKSEPSSTPNTETALDATEDNSQTIPPPPPPEPVTTAVKPTENAATGRQQVTYPPIRSQPIDFGF; encoded by the exons ATGTTACGCGCGAGAGCATTTCGGCAGACCAATGGTAAGATCGTGAAGATTCAGGTGCATCCCACGCATCCGTGGATTGTTACGGCCGATGATACGGATCACGTCTCCGTCTGGAACTGGGAGCATCGTCAG GTGATTTATGAATTGAAAGCCGGTGGAGTCGACGAGCGCCGTTTAGTTGGTGCTAAGTTAGAGAAGCTTGCTGAGGGAGACTCCG ACTATAAAGGCAAGCCTACTGAAGCTATTCGAGGGGGAAG TGTCAAGCAGGTGAAGTTTTACGACGATGATGTGCGTTATTGGCAACTGTGGCGCAATCGCTCTGCAGCTGCTGAATCTCCATCTGCTGTCAATCATCTCACGTCCGGTTTCACTTCTCCTGCTCCGTCGACTAAAGGCCGGCATTTTCTGGTTATCTGTTGTGAGAATAAAGCCATTTTCTTGGACTTAGTGACAATGCGTGGCCGAGATGTGCCTAAGTCAGAGCTTGACAATAGGTCACTTCTCTG CATGGAGTTCCTTACCAGATCATCTGGTGGTGATGGCCCTTTAGTTGCATTTGGTTCAACTGATGGTGTCATTAGGGTTTTATCAATGATAACATGGAAG CTTGCGCGTAGATATACTGGTGGCCATAAAGGATCAATTTATTGCTTGATGAATTTCATGGCATCATCTGGCGAG GCACTCCTCGTTTCAGGTGGCAGTGATGGGTTACTTGTACTGTGGAGTGCCGATCATGGCAGTGATTCAAGGGAACTAGTACCCAAGCTCAGCTTAAAG GCACATGATGGTGGAGTAGTGGCTGTTGAGTTGTCACGGGTAAGTGGCAGTGCTCCACAATTGATTACAATCGGTGCTGACAAGACATTGGCTATATGGGACACAATGACATTTAAG GAGCTACGGAGAATTAAACCTGTCCCGAAGCTAGCTTGCCACAGTGTTGCATCTTGGTGTCACCCTCGCGCCCCAAACCTTGATATTTTGACATGCGTTAAAGATTCACACATATG GTCTATTGAGCATCCAACTTATTCGGCTTTGACAAGGCCATTATGTGAACTTTCTTCCTTGGTTCCGCCTCAAGTACTTGCAACCCACAGAAAACTTAGG GTCTATTGTATGGTTGCACATCCTCTTCAGCCACATCTCGTCGCAACTGGTACCAATGTTGGTATTATAGTTAGTGAATTTGATCCTCGTGCCATCCCGTCTGCAGCCCCTCTACCGGCACTGTCTGGAAGTCGGGAGAATTCAGCTGTATATATCCTTGGAAGAGAATTAAAGCTCTTAAACTTTCAAATATCCAACACAGCCAACCCATCCCTTGGAAATAATAGTGCCTTATCCGAATCAGGAATGTCTAAGGGAGACTCAGGTGAACAGTTGACTGTAAAGCAGACTAAAAAGCAGATTGTGGCACCTGTTCCACATGATTCATACTCGGTTCTTTCTGTAAGCAGTTCAGGAAA GTATGTGGCAGTTGTATGGCCTGATATCTTGTACTTCTCTATCTACAAGGTTAGTGACTGGACCATTGTAGATTCTGGAAGTGCAAGACTTTTGGCTTGGGATACATGTCGAGATAGATTTGCGATACTAGAATCTGTATTACCTCAAAGGATGCCTATAATCCCAAAGGGTGGTTCATCAAGGAAGGCGAAAGAAGCCGCTGCAGCCGCAGCTCAAGCCGCCGCTGCTGCTAATGCAGCTTCATCAGCTAGTGTTCAAGTTCGTATTCTCTTGGATGATGGAACCTCAAACATTCTCATGAGATCTGTAGGAGGTCGCTCTGAACCG GTCATTGGACTGCATGGTGGTGCTCTACTTGGAATAGGCTATCGTACATCCCGAAGGATTAGTCCTGTTGCTGCTTCAGCTATTTCAACCATTCAGTCGATGCCACTCTCAGGATTTGGAAACAGTAATGTTTCTTCGTTTTCCAGCTATGATGATGGTTCTTCGCAGAGATCTACCGAGTCCGCACCCCTAAACTACCAGCTCTACAG TTGGGAAAATTTTGAGCCAGTAGGTGGTATGCTAACTCAGCCAGAGTGGACGGCGTGGGACCAAACAGTTGAGTATTGTGCTTTTGCTTATCAAAAATACATGGTCATATCGTCGTTGCGCCCTCAGTATAGATATCTTGGTGATGTTGCCATTTCACATGCTACTGGAGCTGTTTGGCACCGCAGACAGCTGTTTGTGGCTACACCAACCACAATTGA ATGTGTTTTTGTGGATGCGGGAGTTTCTGAAATTGATATAGAGACTATGAAGATGAAGGAAGAAATTAAACTTAAGGAGGCACAGGCTAGAGCAGTTGCAGAGCATGGTGAGTTAGCCTTAATCACAGTAGAGGGTGCCCAGAGTGCCAAGCAAGAAAGGATATTATTGAGGCCCCCGATGTTGCAG GTGGTACGTTTAGCTTCTTTCCAAAACGCTCCATCTGTTCCACCATTTTTATCATTGCCGAGACAATCTAGAGGTGATGGTGATGACATGGATGAAAGAAGGGCCAGCGAGGTAGCTGTAGGTGGTGGTGGAGTCTCAGTTGCTGTTACTCGTTTCCCAGTGGAGCAGAAACGACCAGTGGGGCCTCTTGTTGTTGCTGGTGTACGGGATGGAGTTTTGTGGCTCATCGACAG GTACATGTGTGCCCATGCCATATCATTGAGCCATCCTGGTATCCGTTGTCGCTGTCTTGCTGCATACGGGGATGCTGTTAGTGCAGTTAAATG GGCAAGTAGACTTGGGAGAGAACATCATGACGATCTTGCACAGTTTATGTTAGGGATGGGATATGCAACAGAAGCTCTTCATTTGCCTGGAATATCTAAGAG GCTGGAGTTTGACTTAGCAATGCAGAGCAATGATCTGAAGAGGGCTCTTCATTGTCTTCTCACAATGAGTAATAGCAGGGACATTGGACAGGACGGTTTAGGGCTGGATTTGAGTGACATTCTCTCTTTGACAGCTGAGAAGAAAGAAGACGTTGTTGAAGCTGTGGAGGGAATAGTGAAATTCGCGAAGGAGTTTCTCGACCTTATAGATGCTGCAGATGCCACTGGGCACGCTGACATAGCTCGCGAAGCCCTAAAAAGACTAGCCACTGCAGGTTCGGTCAAAGGCGCTTTACAGGGTCACGAGTTGCGAGGCCTTGCATTACGCCTAGCAAACCATGGAGAATTGACACGCTTAAGT GGTCTGATAAACAATCTGATCTCCATAGGCCTCGGGCGAGAATCAGCATTTGCTGCTGCAGTTCTGGGTGACAATGCGCTTATGGAGAAGGCATGGCAAGACACGGGAATGCTCGCAGAAGCTGTGCTTCATGCCCAT GCACATGGTCGTCCAACTCTAAAGAACTTGGTCCAGGCTTGGAATAAAACACTACAGAAGGAAGTTGAGCAAGCTCCATCTTCTAAGACAGATGCTGCAAGTGCGTTTTTGGCCTCGCTTGAGGATCCAAAGCTCACGAGTTTATCTGATGCATCCAAAAAGCCTCCAATCGAGATTCTCCCTCCCGGAATGTCTTCAATCTTTGCTTCCATCTCTGCTCCCAAAAAACCTCTACCCGCACTGAAGCCGCAAGAACCAACTAAGCCATTGGCTATTGAAGAACCAGCTAAGCCGTTGGCTATTGAAGCTCCTCCATCTTCTGAGCAACCACAGACCGAGTCAGCGCCTGAAACTGCAGCTGATCCTGAGTCAGCTGCACCGGAAACTGCAGCTGCTTCTGAGTCAGCAGCACCAGAAACTGCAGCTGTTTCCGAGTCAGAAGCACGAGAAACTGCAGCTGGTTCTGAATCAGCAGCACCGGAAACTGCAGCTGTTGCTGAGACAGCAGAACATGTGGATAAACCAGTGACAGAGACAGTATCTGAGCCTCTTGTAGTCGAGGAAACACCTTCGGAAGAAAAAAGTGAACCGTCTTCAACTCCAAACACAGAAACAGCTCTAGACGCCACAGAGGATAATAGCCAAACAATTCCACCGCCACCGCCGCCTGAACCCGTTACAACAGCAGTGAAACCAACAGAGAATGCAGCAACCGGAAGGCAGCAAGTAACCTATCCTCCAATAAGAAGCCAACCAATTGACTTTGGTTTCTAG
- the LOC106306401 gene encoding protein RETICULATA-RELATED 1, giving the protein MSHMVFQSVVAPKPLSPLKPSLPIPRPIATLPCKLRRSCFIRASSSSLIDSVGDSVSGLERCLQLQFSGELGASSSGSASPSAQMCPEMKGGKFGSVGAVTLEKGKLDMTQKKVESTPEIATGGGGGDIGKSVNFGGGDGGDDDGDDDDYFDEFDDDDDGDEGGLFRRRMFLAELFDRKFVDAVLNEWQKTMLDLPAGLRQAYEMGLVSSAQMVKFLAINARPTTTRFISRALPQGLSRAFVGRMLADPSFLYRLLLEQAATVGCSVWWEVKTRKDRIKEEWDLALINVLTVSACNAAAVWLLAPCRSYGNTFRFDLQNTLQKLPNNVFEMSYPLREFDLQKRIHSLFYKAAELSILGVATGTLQGSLSNFLAGKKKNRVSVTVPSITTNALGYGAFLGLYANLRYQLLCGFERAMSNHFDVIGVALFFGTAVRIMNVQLGERSRQVWLGVEADPLAQSDDLLAKAYNRPSEEAAAAKPASRWFISKNAIVSGLLGLKQQDSASDSTPPKARRKRIVRKKVAASSAP; this is encoded by the exons ATGTCTCATATGGTGTTTCAGAGCGTCGTCGCTCCAAAACCCTTATCTCCACTCAAACCCTCTTTACCCATCCCTCGCCCTATCGCCACTCTCCCTTGTAAGCTCCGTCGCAGCTGCTTCATCAGAGCTTCCTCCTCTTCTCTTATCGATTCCGTCGGAGATTCAGTTTCGGGTCTCGAACGCTGCTTACAGCTGCAATTCAGCGGCGAGTTAGGCGCGTCTTCCTCTGGCTCAGCTTCCCCGAGTGCTCAGATGTGTCCGGAGATGAAAGGTGGGAAGTTTGGTTCGGTGGGAGCTGTTACCTTGGAAAAGGGAAAGCTTGATATGACCCAGAAGAAAGTCGAGTCTACCCCTGAG ATTGCTACTGGAGGAGGAGGTGGAGACATTGGAAAGAGTGTCAATTTCGGTGGTGGCGATGGAGGTGATGATGATGGTGATGATGATGATTACTTTGATGAATTTGATGATGACGATGATGGAGATGAAGGTGGACTCTTTAGGCGTAGGATGTTCCTCGCAGAG CTTTTTGATAGGAAGTTTGTTGATGCTGTGTTGAACGAGTGGCAAAAGACAATGCTGGATTTGCCTGCTGGCCTCCGTCAAGCATATGAAATG GGTTTGGTCAGCTCAGCACAAATGGTTAAGTTCCTTGCTATTAACGCTCGTCCTACAACAACTAGATTCATCTCCCGTGCTCTTCCTCAGGGATTGTCGAGAGCCTTCGTTGGCAG GATGTTGGCGGATCCTTCATTTCTCTATAGGCTTCTCTTGGAGCAAGCTGCCACGGTTGGATGCTCGGTTTGGTGGGAAGTGAAGACTCGTAAGGATAG AATAAAAGAGGAATGGGATCTTGCGCTCATAAACGTTCTTACCGTCTCAGCATGCAATGCAGCGGCTGTTTGGTTGCTGGCTCCATGTCGGTCCTATGGGAACACGTTCCGGTTCGACCTGCAAAATACACTGCAGAAGCTACCAAACAACGTTTTTGAGATGAGCTATCCCCTTAGAGAGTTCGACCTGCAGAAGAGGATTCATTCTCTATTCTACAAGGCCGCAGAGTTATCCATTCTTGGAGTTGCAACAGGAACTCTCCAGGGTTCGTTGTCAAACTTTCTGGCTGGAAAGAAGAAGAACAG AGTATCTGTGACGGTCCCTTCAATCACCACAAACGCTCTTGGTTACGGCGCATTCCTTGGGTTATATGCAAACTTGAGATACCAGCTACTATGTGGGTTTGAAAGAGCAATGAGCAACCACTTTGATGTCATTGGAGTAGCACTCTTCTTTGGCACTGCCGTGAG GATTATGAACGTTCAGTTAGGGGAAAGATCAAGACAAGTGTGGCTAGGTGTGGAGGCAGACCCGCTGGCTCAGTCTGATGATCTGCTGGCAAAAGCATACAACCGACCCTCAGAGGAAGCAGCAGCAGCAAAGCCAGCGTCAAGATGGTTCATCTCAAAGAATGCAATAGTCTCAGGGCTACTTGGTTTGAAGCAACAGGACTCAGCTTCAGATTCTACACCTCCAAAGGCTAGGCGAAAGAGGATTGTACGGAAGAAGGTGGCTGCATCTTCTGCCCCTTAA
- the LOC106306402 gene encoding zinc finger with UFM1-specific peptidase domain protein gives MSACPVCNRRLPLSQIESHVNAHFEDEIDPQIANDHYLALQLASSSSSDPPPTLKEAPFLDPFNKIVPFPQNDDVVRSQTKRPFYRVGNGGLISLLTTCLVESKTKPLECSTSLLSGYVDHFQSTKEDKGWGCGWRNIQMQCSHLLSRRDQEVKRVLFGGSEFVPDIPSLQRWLEIAWRSGFDVSGGLHFDKRIYGCKKWIGTTECAALLRSFGLRARVVDFAPEKSRSMYLSVPGSAVAPKRRAYGPMDRYVVKKGASGVEKGVDSRGSTSSRIGKGALLMDWVWNYFSDNRLDVSSGVHMTNKGPLYFQHEGHSRTIVGIQRRLQGTTFTPQYNLLILDPADFTRDIEKALVDKKGWEGYLKRGAHTLTCPEYQMLYVDNGIAVGEELEQLKTIDSHFVQF, from the exons ATGTCAGCATGTCCAGTCTGTAACCGAAGGCTTCCTCTTTCCCAAATTGAAAG CCATGTGAATGCCCACTTCGAAGACGAAATCGATCCACAAATCGCAAATGACCACTACTTGGCTCTGCAACTCGCTTCTTCTTCTTCTTCTGATCCTCCTCCAACCCTAAAGGAAGCTCCTTTCCTCGACCCATTTAACAAAATCGTTCCTTTCCCGCAAAACGACGACGTTGTGCGTTCACAGACCAAGAGGCCATTCTACAGAGTAGGAAACGGCGGTTTGATTTCCTTGCTGACGACTTGTTTGGTGGAGTCAAAGACCAAACCTTTGGAGTGCAGCACAAGTTTACTATCAGGCTACGTTGATCATTTTCAATCCACGAAGGAGGATAAAGGATGGGGATGCGGGTGGAGGAACATCCAAATGCAATGCTCTCACTTGCTTTCTCGTAGAGACCAAGAAGTTAAAAGAGTTCTCTTTGGTGGCTCTGAGTTCGTTCCCGACATCCCTTCGCTTCAGCGGTGGTTGGAGATAGCTTGGAGGAGTGGGTTTGACGTCTCTGGAGGTCTGCATTTCGACAAGCGTATATACGGTTGTAAGAAATGGATTGGGACTACTGAGTGTGCTGCGCTGTTGCGTTCTTTTGGGTTGAGAGCTAGAGTTGTTGATTTTGCGCCTGAGAAGTCTCGGTCCATGTATTTGTCGGTTCCTGGCTCTGCTGTTGCGCCTAAGAGGAGGGCGTATGGTCCTATGGATAGGTACGTGGTTAAAAAGGGTGCAAGTGGGGTGGAGAAAGGAGTTGACTCTCGTGGTTCTACCTCTTCTAGGATAGGGAAAGGAGCGCTTTTGATGGATTGGGTTTGGAATTACTTTTCGGACAACAGGTTGGATGTTTCCTCTGGTGTTCATATGACGAATAAAGG GCCTTTGTATTTCCAACATGAAGGGCACTCGAGAACAATCGTTGGGATTCAGAGACGGTTGCAAGGAACTACATTTACTCCTCAGTACAATCTCCTGATTCTGGACCCAGCTGAT TTTACTAGAGATATAGAGAAAGCGCTTGTAGATAAGAAAGGCTGGGAGGGATATCTTAAAAGAGGAGCTCACACACTGACTTGTCCCGAGTATCAG ATGTTGTACGTTGATAATGGGATTGCTGTTGGCGAGGAGTTGGAGCAGCTCAAGACCATTGATAGTCACTTTGTTCAATTCTAA